The proteins below are encoded in one region of Microbispora sp. NBC_01189:
- a CDS encoding serine/threonine-protein kinase, whose protein sequence is MVTPLEPGDPRVLGEFTLSGRLGEGGQGVVFLGRSPRGEPVAVKVLKSGLDASVKERLVRELDAMRGVAPFCTARVLTAVVDGRMPYVVSEFIDGPSLQQRVASGGPLRGGELERLAVGTATALAAVHAAGIVHRDFKPANVLLGPDGPRVVDFGIARQGASDTITAGPVGTPAYLAPEQIAGEPATPASDVFAWGATIVFAATGRPAFGAATVPAVMHRILTAEADASALPRPLRGVVERCLAKDPARRPASRDLLLELVGAAPDPLRAGAAAAATRPEGVRQGGTTAILPTFPASDPAGTNPPASRTTVTGDRRQASRTGIVAGVVAAVAALSVTAALLGPRLLSGRAAGTSPHTGISPHTGATTTVSGTTVSGTAGSAAPPAGATPGDTVTDDGSTEDDGAATDDAVTTDDATATPKGTAAPSTTPGGTVPAAFAGTWGGHVVPDELVGTSEADVQIVLAAGGRTGSWKDTDSSCRGSLTLTRGSGTALVFRLDRCAAGRITLTQTSEGLAYRRDGGEDGVTYQGLLIRD, encoded by the coding sequence ATGGTCACCCCTCTGGAGCCCGGCGATCCGCGCGTACTGGGCGAGTTCACACTGAGCGGACGGCTCGGCGAGGGCGGGCAGGGGGTGGTGTTCCTCGGCCGGTCGCCCCGAGGTGAACCGGTCGCGGTGAAGGTACTCAAGTCGGGGCTCGACGCGTCGGTGAAGGAGCGGCTGGTCCGCGAGCTCGACGCGATGCGCGGAGTCGCGCCCTTCTGCACCGCCCGTGTGCTGACCGCGGTGGTCGACGGGCGGATGCCGTACGTGGTGAGCGAGTTCATCGACGGTCCGTCCCTGCAGCAGCGGGTCGCTTCCGGCGGTCCGCTGCGGGGCGGCGAGCTGGAACGCCTCGCGGTCGGCACGGCCACGGCGCTCGCGGCCGTGCACGCGGCCGGGATCGTGCACCGGGACTTCAAGCCGGCGAACGTGCTGCTGGGGCCGGACGGCCCCCGGGTGGTGGACTTCGGCATCGCCAGGCAGGGCGCGAGCGACACGATCACGGCGGGTCCGGTCGGCACTCCGGCCTACCTCGCGCCCGAGCAGATCGCCGGGGAACCGGCCACGCCCGCCTCCGACGTGTTCGCCTGGGGAGCCACGATCGTCTTCGCCGCCACGGGCCGCCCGGCCTTCGGCGCCGCCACCGTCCCCGCCGTCATGCACCGGATCCTGACCGCCGAGGCCGACGCCTCGGCGCTGCCCCGGCCGCTGCGCGGGGTGGTCGAACGGTGCCTGGCCAAGGATCCCGCGCGCCGGCCGGCCTCCCGCGACCTGCTGCTGGAGCTCGTCGGGGCCGCCCCCGACCCGCTTCGGGCGGGCGCGGCCGCGGCGGCCACCAGGCCGGAGGGCGTACGGCAGGGCGGCACGACCGCGATCCTCCCCACCTTCCCGGCCTCCGATCCGGCCGGGACGAATCCGCCCGCGTCGCGGACCACTGTGACGGGCGACCGCCGGCAGGCCTCCCGTACCGGGATCGTCGCCGGGGTGGTGGCCGCCGTGGCCGCGCTGTCGGTCACCGCCGCGCTGCTGGGGCCGCGCCTGCTTTCCGGCCGCGCGGCCGGCACTTCGCCGCACACTGGCATCTCGCCGCACACCGGCGCGACGACGACCGTCTCGGGCACCACCGTCTCGGGCACCGCCGGCTCAGCGGCGCCACCCGCCGGCGCCACGCCGGGGGACACGGTCACGGACGACGGCTCGACCGAGGACGACGGCGCGGCGACGGATGACGCTGTGACGACGGACGACGCCACGGCGACTCCGAAGGGCACCGCGGCGCCGTCGACCACGCCGGGCGGGACGGTTCCGGCCGCGTTCGCCGGCACCTGGGGAGGCCATGTCGTGCCCGACGAACTCGTGGGAACCAGCGAGGCCGACGTCCAGATCGTGCTGGCAGCGGGCGGGCGCACCGGAAGCTGGAAGGACACCGACAGCTCGTGCCGGGGGAGTCTGACGCTGACGCGCGGCTCCGGCACCGCACTCGTCTTCCGGCTGGACAGGTGCGCCGCGGGCAGGATCACCCTGACCCAGACGAGTGAAGGGCTCGCCTACCGCCGGGACGGCGGCGAGGACGGTGTCACCTACCAGGGCCTCCTGATCCGGGACTGA
- the gap gene encoding type I glyceraldehyde-3-phosphate dehydrogenase produces the protein MNAIRDTRSAARFAACRVASSAAACSGVGRSFTCTTSLTSNNDLTAPETLAHLLRYDSALGRLGLPVEVDGAELVVGGRRIQVLAEREPAKLPWAELGVGIVLESTGRFTAARAARAHIDAGARRVLVSAPSDGADVTLAYGVNTEAYDPARHVIVSNASCTTNALAPLASVLDDLAGIEHGFMTTVHAYTQEQNLQDGPHRDLRRARAAGVNIVPTTTGAAKAIGQVLPNLDGRLSGDSIRVPVPVGSLVELNTSVSREVTRDEVLAAYRAAADGRLRGILDYADEPLVSSDITGQPASSIFDAALTRVHGRHVKVVAWYDNEWGFSNRVVDTLELLARD, from the coding sequence GTGAACGCGATCCGCGATACCAGATCGGCGGCCCGGTTTGCCGCGTGCAGGGTTGCCTCCAGCGCCGCCGCCTGCTCGGGCGTCGGCAGGAGTTTCACCTGCACCACCAGCCTCACATCGAACAACGACCTCACCGCCCCGGAGACCCTCGCGCACCTGCTCAGGTACGACAGCGCGCTCGGCCGCCTCGGCCTTCCCGTCGAGGTCGACGGCGCCGAGCTCGTGGTCGGCGGCCGCCGCATCCAGGTGCTCGCCGAACGCGAGCCTGCCAAGCTGCCCTGGGCCGAGCTCGGCGTCGGGATCGTGCTCGAGTCCACCGGCCGCTTCACCGCGGCGCGTGCCGCCCGCGCGCACATCGACGCGGGGGCCAGGCGCGTGCTGGTCAGCGCCCCCTCCGACGGCGCCGACGTCACGCTCGCCTACGGCGTGAACACCGAGGCGTACGACCCCGCCAGGCACGTGATCGTCTCGAACGCCTCGTGCACCACGAACGCGCTGGCTCCGCTGGCGTCCGTGCTCGACGACCTGGCCGGCATCGAGCACGGCTTCATGACCACGGTGCACGCCTACACCCAGGAGCAGAACCTGCAGGACGGCCCGCACCGCGACCTGCGCCGCGCCCGCGCGGCCGGCGTGAACATCGTGCCGACCACCACGGGAGCCGCCAAGGCCATCGGCCAGGTGCTGCCGAACCTCGACGGCAGGCTGTCGGGCGACTCGATCCGCGTGCCGGTCCCGGTGGGTTCGCTCGTGGAGCTGAACACCTCCGTCTCACGCGAGGTGACCCGCGACGAGGTGCTCGCGGCCTACCGCGCCGCCGCCGACGGCAGGCTCAGGGGCATCCTCGACTACGCCGACGAGCCGCTGGTCTCCAGCGACATCACCGGCCAGCCGGCGTCGTCGATCTTCGACGCCGCCCTCACCCGCGTCCACGGCAGGCACGTCAAGGTGGTGGCCTGGTACGACAACGAGTGGGGCTTCTCGAACCGGGTCGTCGACACGCTGGAGCTGCTCGCACGCGACTGA
- a CDS encoding alpha/beta hydrolase, whose protein sequence is MTLPVVFVHGIRLSGTMWSPVRALLRVPSAAPDLPGHGVRRGLPCDMEGACDVVAEAIAGLGGRALVVGLSLGGYVGIATAARHPELVAGLVAMGCTARPGGAWAQVYRVAGRLAARDPEFANRVSRLALRRMLPGPTGEAMVEGGLSCEVVPAVVEAVTKEDPIAALAGYPGRVWLVNGARDPFRAGEREFLRACADGSLTHVRGRGHLTVLADPGRVARFVEEAARQASPSPA, encoded by the coding sequence GTGACTCTGCCGGTCGTCTTCGTCCACGGAATTCGCCTCAGCGGCACCATGTGGTCGCCCGTGCGGGCGCTGTTACGGGTGCCGTCCGCCGCTCCCGACCTGCCGGGACACGGCGTTCGCCGCGGCCTGCCGTGCGACATGGAGGGCGCGTGCGACGTCGTGGCGGAGGCGATCGCCGGCCTGGGCGGCCGGGCGCTGGTGGTGGGGCTGTCCCTCGGCGGCTACGTCGGCATCGCCACCGCCGCGCGGCATCCGGAACTCGTCGCGGGGCTGGTCGCGATGGGCTGTACGGCGCGGCCTGGCGGGGCCTGGGCGCAGGTCTACCGGGTCGCCGGACGCCTGGCCGCCCGAGATCCGGAGTTCGCGAACCGGGTGAGCCGCCTCGCGCTGCGCCGCATGCTGCCGGGGCCTACGGGCGAGGCCATGGTCGAGGGCGGGCTGAGCTGCGAGGTCGTGCCGGCCGTCGTGGAGGCGGTCACGAAGGAGGATCCGATCGCCGCGCTGGCGGGCTATCCCGGGCGGGTCTGGCTGGTCAACGGCGCCCGGGACCCCTTCCGGGCAGGCGAACGGGAGTTCCTCCGGGCCTGCGCCGACGGCAGCCTCACGCACGTACGGGGTCGCGGGCACCTGACCGTGCTCGCCGATCCGGGCCGGGTGGCCCGCTTCGTCGAGGAGGCGGCCCGGCAGGCGTCCCCGAGCCCGGCCTGA
- a CDS encoding transposase, whose translation MKLLPTPEQAAALEATLHAANRAADLVSRIAFTQRCFRNYDLRKHTYDRIKAEFGLAAQAAQHVIKKVADAYRALHANLAAANAGAANLGKQGSARRPKAGSKPITFRIGAAQPYDDRCLSWQLQTRTVSIWTVAGRLRGIAFTGSAVQVAMLAAHRRGESDLVCRDGCWYLIATCVLPDVPVTAPDAFLGVDLGIVNIATTSDGDRHSGKGLNAVRHRHRRLRRRLQAKQTTSAKRLLKRRARKEARFAANVNHVIAKQIVTEAERTCRGIALEDLQGIRERVRLRKPQRVMLHAWSFHQLGGFIAYKAARRGVAVIHVDPAYSSQQCSACGHVDKKNRPDRETFSCTSCGFAEHADVNAARNIASRGVAGWAVSHAA comes from the coding sequence GTGAAACTCCTGCCGACGCCCGAGCAGGCGGCGGCGCTGGAGGCAACCCTGCACGCGGCAAACCGGGCCGCCGATCTGGTATCGCGGATCGCGTTCACCCAGCGCTGCTTCCGCAACTACGATCTGCGCAAGCACACCTACGATCGGATCAAGGCCGAGTTCGGGCTGGCCGCCCAGGCCGCCCAGCATGTGATCAAAAAGGTTGCCGACGCCTACCGCGCCCTGCACGCCAACCTGGCCGCCGCAAACGCGGGCGCCGCGAACCTGGGCAAGCAGGGATCAGCGCGGCGGCCAAAGGCCGGGAGCAAACCGATCACCTTCCGCATCGGCGCGGCCCAGCCCTACGATGACCGATGCCTGTCCTGGCAGCTGCAGACTCGCACAGTGTCGATCTGGACCGTGGCGGGGCGGCTGCGCGGGATCGCCTTCACCGGCTCGGCCGTCCAGGTGGCGATGCTGGCCGCCCATCGGCGTGGTGAGTCGGACCTGGTCTGCCGCGACGGCTGCTGGTACCTGATCGCCACCTGCGTGCTGCCCGACGTCCCGGTCACCGCCCCGGATGCCTTCCTGGGGGTGGACCTGGGCATCGTCAACATCGCCACCACCAGCGACGGCGACCGGCACAGCGGCAAGGGCCTGAACGCGGTCCGCCACCGGCATCGCCGGTTGCGCCGCCGGTTGCAGGCCAAGCAGACTACGTCCGCCAAGCGGCTCCTCAAGCGCCGGGCCCGTAAAGAGGCCCGGTTCGCCGCGAATGTCAACCACGTGATCGCCAAGCAGATCGTGACCGAGGCAGAACGCACCTGTCGTGGCATCGCCCTGGAAGACCTCCAAGGCATCCGCGAGAGGGTACGGCTTCGCAAGCCCCAGCGGGTCATGCTGCACGCGTGGAGCTTCCACCAGCTGGGAGGCTTCATCGCCTACAAGGCGGCTCGCCGGGGAGTCGCCGTGATCCATGTGGATCCGGCCTACAGCTCCCAGCAGTGCTCGGCCTGCGGGCACGTGGACAAGAAGAACCGGCCAGACCGGGAAACGTTCTCCTGTACGTCGTGCGGCTTCGCTGAGCACGCCGACGTCAACGCAGCCCGCAACATCGCCTCACGCGGTGTCGCGGGCTGGGCAGTGAGTCACGCTGCCTGA
- a CDS encoding glycosyl hydrolase family 95 catalytic domain-containing protein — protein sequence MNMPLNRRRFIATTAATVGAAALPSTIFSGRAAAAVPPQVTLPQRGIYDTAAAANWTDAFLTGNGEYGAMLYGAPTLEKVVFTHHRFVLPNGTRNVTPPVLSNRLAGVRDKALAGDFNGATGDFTSGWSLRWTQTFHPGYELRISTPGMTTAADYARITDFRTGEVTSTWTDSYGAWTRRAFASRADRVIVHELTAAPGRTIDTTLSVNTALSGVPGSVGFTTLATVGNGDGYLNLRGTYPAGQGAFGYEGVTRVVATGGSVRVSGSTIVVAGATRLVLLTKLDRYESSTAWDAKPLHTALAALSADYTALLARHTALHTPLYDRSRLDLNVSAAERQLPTGELIGRQNSNRNVVDLALLERMYDSGRYLFLSSSGVLPPRLTGLWTGAWDAAWAGDFTTDANVNFQVAGGNILSLTEAMDGYFTLILGQINDWRTNARNLYGTRGLLAPSRTDGEYGKMLHFDGGFPGHTWIGGADWLLYPLLEYYQVSGDTTFYRTKLAPVLIELALFYEDFLTRTDAGGKVVFVPCFSMENSPGNTGRQLSINATGEIAAGRHALQAAVDAANFLGTEQGQGQGVQRWTALLAKLPDYRINGDGALAEWSWPSLSDRYNHRHVQHMYPVWPLHEINPEDKPDLIRYASRALDLRGDEGGEAHGAIHRSLARARLKDGAGVYGNLRKILGNNMVFRSLMTSHNPNLSIYNADAANSLPAIVAEALVYSRPGVLELLPALPDQFAKGAITGVRGRNRIRIDSLTWDVGARTVTATVVSDITQTVTLICRRGIASVTTSAGVADSPLGNHARRVSLTAGTTTQITVELGAGGPASSVVRLVNRNSGKVLDVYGGSTADGATVVQWPWKGGANQQWRMTQNSDGSFRLVSLGSGKALTSPNANQGTALVQTTDTNGANQRWKLVPATTSGYHRLVNVGNGLCADVEGGSTADGARVIQWAANGGVNQEWQVVTV from the coding sequence ATGAACATGCCGCTGAACCGTCGACGCTTCATCGCCACCACGGCGGCGACCGTCGGCGCCGCCGCGCTTCCTTCGACGATCTTCTCTGGCCGGGCGGCCGCCGCCGTGCCGCCGCAGGTGACGCTGCCGCAACGCGGCATCTACGATACGGCCGCCGCCGCCAACTGGACCGATGCCTTCCTGACCGGCAACGGCGAGTACGGGGCCATGCTCTACGGCGCGCCCACCCTGGAGAAGGTCGTCTTCACGCATCATCGGTTCGTGCTGCCCAACGGCACCCGGAATGTGACTCCGCCGGTGCTGTCGAATCGGTTGGCGGGAGTCAGGGACAAGGCGCTCGCCGGCGACTTCAACGGTGCCACCGGCGACTTCACCTCCGGCTGGTCACTGCGCTGGACTCAGACCTTCCATCCGGGCTACGAGCTGCGGATCAGCACCCCGGGGATGACGACGGCCGCCGACTACGCCCGGATCACCGATTTCCGGACCGGTGAGGTCACCTCCACCTGGACCGACAGCTACGGCGCGTGGACGCGCCGGGCCTTCGCCTCCCGGGCCGACCGGGTCATCGTCCACGAACTCACGGCAGCGCCGGGCCGGACGATCGACACCACGCTGAGCGTCAACACGGCCCTGAGCGGCGTGCCGGGGTCCGTCGGCTTCACCACCCTGGCCACGGTCGGCAACGGTGACGGCTACCTGAACCTGCGGGGCACCTACCCCGCCGGGCAGGGGGCGTTCGGCTACGAGGGCGTCACCCGGGTGGTCGCGACCGGCGGCTCGGTACGGGTGAGCGGGTCGACCATCGTCGTGGCCGGGGCGACCAGGCTCGTGCTGCTGACCAAACTCGACCGCTACGAATCATCCACCGCGTGGGACGCCAAACCCCTGCACACGGCGCTGGCCGCGCTGAGCGCCGACTACACGGCGCTGCTCGCGCGGCACACCGCCCTGCACACCCCGCTGTACGACCGTTCACGCCTCGACCTGAACGTCAGCGCCGCCGAACGGCAACTGCCGACCGGTGAGCTCATCGGCCGGCAGAACTCCAACCGCAACGTCGTCGACCTCGCGTTGCTGGAGCGGATGTACGACTCCGGCCGTTACCTGTTCCTCAGTTCCAGCGGCGTCCTGCCGCCGCGGCTCACCGGCCTGTGGACGGGCGCCTGGGACGCGGCGTGGGCCGGCGACTTCACCACCGACGCCAACGTCAACTTCCAGGTCGCCGGCGGCAACATCCTGTCCCTCACCGAGGCCATGGACGGCTACTTCACCCTGATCCTCGGCCAGATCAACGACTGGCGCACCAACGCGAGAAACCTCTACGGCACCCGCGGCCTGCTCGCTCCCTCCCGTACGGACGGCGAGTACGGCAAGATGCTGCACTTCGACGGCGGGTTCCCCGGCCACACCTGGATCGGCGGCGCCGACTGGCTCCTCTATCCCCTGCTCGAGTACTACCAGGTCAGCGGTGACACCACCTTCTACCGCACCAAGCTCGCCCCGGTCCTGATCGAGCTCGCGTTGTTCTACGAGGACTTCCTCACCCGCACCGACGCGGGCGGCAAGGTCGTCTTCGTGCCGTGCTTCTCCATGGAGAACAGCCCGGGCAACACGGGCAGGCAACTGTCGATCAACGCGACCGGCGAGATCGCCGCGGGCCGGCACGCGCTGCAGGCCGCCGTCGACGCCGCCAACTTCCTCGGCACCGAGCAGGGCCAAGGCCAGGGCGTACAACGCTGGACCGCCCTGCTGGCCAAACTGCCCGACTATCGGATCAACGGCGACGGGGCGCTCGCGGAATGGTCGTGGCCCAGCCTGTCCGACCGGTACAACCACCGGCACGTACAGCACATGTATCCGGTCTGGCCGCTGCACGAGATCAACCCCGAGGACAAGCCCGACCTGATCCGGTACGCCAGCCGCGCCCTGGATCTGCGGGGGGACGAGGGAGGGGAGGCCCACGGGGCCATCCACCGCAGCCTCGCCCGGGCCCGGCTCAAGGACGGCGCCGGTGTGTACGGCAACCTGCGGAAGATCCTGGGCAACAACATGGTCTTCCGGTCGTTGATGACCTCGCACAACCCGAACCTGTCGATCTACAACGCCGACGCCGCCAACTCGCTGCCCGCGATCGTCGCCGAGGCGTTGGTCTACTCCAGGCCCGGCGTCCTGGAATTGCTGCCCGCGCTGCCCGACCAGTTCGCCAAGGGCGCGATCACCGGCGTACGCGGCCGTAACCGCATCCGGATCGATTCGCTCACCTGGGACGTCGGCGCCCGGACCGTCACCGCCACCGTCGTCTCCGACATCACCCAGACCGTGACGCTCATCTGCCGGCGCGGGATCGCCTCCGTGACCACCAGTGCAGGCGTCGCCGACTCGCCGTTGGGCAACCATGCCCGGCGGGTGTCACTCACCGCGGGCACGACGACCCAGATCACCGTCGAGCTGGGCGCCGGCGGCCCGGCTTCCAGCGTCGTCCGCCTGGTCAACCGCAACAGCGGCAAGGTGCTGGACGTCTACGGCGGCTCCACCGCCGACGGCGCGACCGTCGTCCAGTGGCCCTGGAAGGGCGGGGCCAACCAGCAGTGGCGGATGACGCAGAACTCCGACGGCTCGTTCCGGCTGGTCAGTCTCGGCAGCGGCAAGGCCCTCACCAGCCCGAACGCCAACCAGGGCACCGCCCTCGTCCAGACGACCGACACCAACGGCGCGAACCAGCGGTGGAAACTCGTCCCCGCCACCACGAGCGGCTACCACCGGCTCGTCAACGTCGGCAACGGACTGTGCGCGGACGTCGAAGGGGGCTCCACAGCCGACGGCGCCCGGGTCATCCAATGGGCCGCCAACGGCGGCGTCAACCAGGAATGGCAGGTCGTCACCGTCTGA
- a CDS encoding RNA-binding S4 domain-containing protein yields the protein MPGEQVSARVDIWIWSVRLTRTRSIASDACRGGHVRVNGVRVKPAHVVRVCDEVRLRHEGRERIVVVSRVITKRAGAAVAAECYVDKSPPPPPREEAVTVAVRARGAGRPTKRERRSIDKLLGRPVVEGRDRQAHPE from the coding sequence GTGCCGGGTGAGCAGGTGAGTGCGCGGGTGGACATCTGGATCTGGTCGGTACGGCTGACCAGGACTCGTTCGATCGCGTCCGACGCCTGCCGGGGCGGTCACGTCCGGGTCAACGGGGTGCGGGTCAAGCCCGCGCACGTCGTCCGGGTCTGCGACGAGGTCCGGCTGCGGCACGAGGGGCGCGAACGCATCGTGGTCGTTTCCCGCGTCATCACCAAGCGCGCCGGCGCCGCTGTGGCCGCCGAATGCTACGTCGACAAGAGCCCTCCGCCTCCTCCACGCGAGGAGGCGGTGACGGTGGCCGTCCGGGCCCGTGGCGCGGGACGCCCCACCAAACGCGAGCGCCGCAGCATCGACAAGCTGCTCGGGCGCCCGGTGGTGGAGGGCCGGGACCGCCAGGCTCACCCGGAGTGA
- a CDS encoding YafY family protein, with amino-acid sequence MRASRLLSILLLLQSRERLTARRLAEELEVSVRTIYRDVESLHAAGIPLYGEAGHEGGYRLMDGFRTRLTGLTPREAEALFLAPLPGPAAELGLGALAAAAELKIEAALPATLRDAARRMRAHFLLDAPGWYHDGDHVPHLPDVAEALWNGRVIDVLYRRWAAPTEVERRLEPYGLVLKSGKWYLVARCDGALRTYRVTQILRLRVTDDTFERPEGFDLAGHWREHLAGFRSRLFQGHAVIRLSPDGCERLRETMSSAVVTAVDDTAEEPDAEGWIRATVPIESLTHAHSEFLRLGAEVEVLEPAELRRRLADTAAALAALYR; translated from the coding sequence GTGCGCGCATCCCGGCTGTTGTCCATCCTTCTGCTGCTCCAGTCGCGGGAGCGCCTGACGGCCCGCCGGCTCGCCGAGGAGCTGGAGGTGAGTGTCCGCACGATCTACCGCGACGTCGAGTCGCTGCACGCCGCCGGCATCCCGTTGTACGGCGAGGCCGGGCACGAGGGCGGATACCGGCTGATGGACGGCTTCCGCACCCGGCTCACCGGCCTGACCCCGCGGGAGGCGGAGGCGCTGTTCCTGGCCCCGCTGCCGGGACCGGCCGCCGAGCTCGGGCTCGGCGCCCTCGCGGCGGCGGCCGAGCTCAAGATCGAGGCCGCGCTGCCCGCCACCCTGCGGGACGCCGCCAGGCGGATGCGGGCCCACTTCCTCCTCGACGCGCCCGGCTGGTACCACGACGGCGACCACGTGCCGCACCTGCCCGACGTCGCCGAGGCCCTGTGGAACGGCCGCGTCATCGATGTGCTCTACCGGCGGTGGGCCGCCCCCACCGAGGTCGAACGCCGGCTGGAGCCGTACGGGCTGGTGCTGAAGAGCGGGAAGTGGTATCTCGTGGCCCGCTGCGACGGCGCCCTGCGGACCTACCGGGTCACCCAGATCCTGCGGCTGCGGGTCACGGACGACACGTTCGAGCGCCCCGAGGGCTTCGACCTGGCCGGGCACTGGCGCGAGCACCTGGCGGGCTTCCGCTCGCGGCTGTTCCAGGGGCACGCGGTGATCCGGCTCTCGCCGGACGGGTGTGAGCGGCTGCGGGAGACGATGAGCTCGGCCGTGGTGACCGCCGTGGACGACACGGCCGAGGAGCCGGACGCGGAGGGCTGGATCAGGGCCACCGTGCCGATCGAGTCGCTGACGCACGCCCATTCCGAGTTCCTCAGGCTCGGGGCCGAGGTGGAGGTCCTGGAGCCCGCCGAGCTGCGGCGCAGGCTGGCGGACACCGCCGCCGCCCTGGCCGCCCTCTACCGGTGA
- a CDS encoding response regulator transcription factor → MGELLGRVLVVDDDEVIRQLITVNLTLEGFEVETAYDGQNCLDRVREVAPDVVTLDVMMPRMDGWETATRLRQDPGTQHIKVMLITARAQEDDRRRGYDIGVHAYLTKPFDPAELIQTVRDLAGSPRPL, encoded by the coding sequence GTGGGTGAGCTTCTGGGACGCGTGCTGGTGGTGGATGACGACGAGGTCATCCGGCAGCTCATTACGGTCAACCTGACCCTTGAGGGGTTCGAGGTCGAGACCGCGTACGACGGGCAGAACTGCCTGGACCGGGTGCGCGAGGTCGCTCCTGACGTCGTCACGCTCGACGTGATGATGCCGCGCATGGACGGCTGGGAGACGGCGACCAGGCTCCGCCAGGATCCGGGCACCCAGCACATCAAGGTCATGTTGATCACGGCCCGCGCCCAGGAGGACGACCGCAGGCGGGGGTACGACATCGGCGTGCACGCCTATCTCACCAAGCCCTTCGACCCCGCCGAGCTGATCCAGACCGTACGGGACCTCGCCGGAAGCCCCAGGCCGCTCTGA
- a CDS encoding GlxA family transcriptional regulator, translated as MSRRSHRVAVLVLEGAKPLDVGIPAQVFSSRPSMPYEVRVCGAAPGLVTGGDGLSYHVAEGLDAFEQADTVFIPGYREPATTEPPAAVLGALMAAHERGTRLAAISTGAFALAAAGLLDGKRATTHWHYTKALAGKHPLVRVDENVLFVDEGDVLTSAGAASGIDLCLHLVRRDHGVGLSNHVARRLVAAPYRSGGQAQYVPRSVPEPLGDVFANTREWALAHLSERLTLDTLARHARVSARTFSRRFVEDTGHTPMQWVLRARVDLARELLERTDLGVEQIADRVGLGTGANLRLHFQRILGTSPTEYRHTFSASASRP; from the coding sequence ATGAGCCGGAGGAGCCATCGCGTCGCCGTGCTCGTGCTGGAGGGCGCGAAGCCGCTCGACGTCGGCATCCCCGCGCAGGTGTTCTCCAGCCGGCCGAGCATGCCGTACGAGGTGCGGGTGTGCGGCGCCGCGCCCGGACTGGTGACCGGCGGCGACGGCCTCTCCTATCACGTGGCCGAGGGCCTCGACGCCTTCGAGCAGGCCGACACGGTCTTCATCCCCGGCTATCGGGAGCCCGCGACCACGGAGCCGCCGGCCGCGGTCCTCGGCGCGCTCATGGCCGCCCACGAGCGCGGAACCCGGCTCGCGGCCATCTCGACAGGGGCGTTCGCGCTGGCGGCGGCCGGCCTGCTCGACGGCAAGCGGGCGACGACCCACTGGCACTACACGAAGGCCCTCGCCGGCAAGCATCCGCTCGTACGGGTGGACGAGAACGTATTGTTCGTGGACGAGGGCGACGTGCTGACGTCGGCGGGCGCGGCGTCCGGCATCGACCTGTGCCTGCACCTGGTGCGGCGCGACCACGGCGTCGGGCTGTCCAACCACGTGGCGAGACGACTGGTGGCGGCGCCCTACCGCAGCGGCGGTCAGGCGCAGTACGTTCCCCGCAGCGTGCCCGAGCCGCTCGGCGACGTGTTCGCGAACACGCGGGAGTGGGCCCTGGCGCACCTGTCTGAACGGCTGACCCTCGACACCCTCGCCCGCCACGCGCGGGTGTCGGCGCGCACCTTCTCCCGGCGGTTCGTCGAGGACACCGGCCACACGCCGATGCAGTGGGTGCTCCGGGCGCGCGTGGACCTGGCCCGCGAACTGCTCGAACGCACCGACCTGGGCGTGGAGCAGATCGCCGACCGGGTCGGGCTCGGCACCGGCGCCAACCTGCGCCTGCACTTCCAGCGCATTCTCGGCACCTCCCCGACCGAATACCGCCACACCTTCTCGGCGTCAGCTTCTCGGCCGTAA
- a CDS encoding TetR/AcrR family transcriptional regulator has translation MAPRKKDEILNAALRLLAERGYEGLTIEGVAERSGVNKTTIYRWWPSKAALLGTALVEARALDFEVPDTGSLRGDLSALLRGLARLLTTPPAADIAVAALGAAAGNPDLAAAVKGFFADRFARERPMFERARERGELDESADPMLIVDMLAGAVWLRVVFRQLPLDEGFTDHAVTAVLDGVGRRGDPRAGRPAQTGG, from the coding sequence GTGGCCCCACGCAAGAAGGACGAGATCCTGAACGCCGCGCTTCGACTGCTGGCGGAGAGGGGCTACGAAGGCCTGACCATCGAGGGTGTGGCCGAACGGTCGGGGGTCAACAAGACGACGATCTACCGGTGGTGGCCGTCCAAGGCCGCCCTGCTCGGCACCGCGCTGGTGGAGGCGCGGGCACTCGACTTCGAGGTGCCCGACACCGGCAGCCTCCGGGGTGATCTCAGCGCCCTGCTGCGCGGCCTGGCACGTCTGCTGACCACTCCCCCGGCGGCGGACATCGCCGTCGCGGCGCTGGGCGCCGCCGCCGGCAACCCGGATCTCGCCGCCGCGGTCAAGGGCTTCTTCGCCGACCGCTTCGCCCGTGAACGCCCGATGTTCGAACGGGCCCGCGAGCGCGGCGAGTTGGACGAGTCCGCCGACCCGATGCTGATCGTGGACATGCTCGCCGGGGCCGTCTGGTTGCGGGTCGTATTCCGGCAATTGCCTCTGGACGAGGGCTTTACCGATCACGCGGTGACCGCCGTACTCGACGGGGTAGGGCGGCGAGGGGATCCGAGGGCGGGCCGACCGGCGCAGACCGGCGGCTGA